The Polyangium aurulentum genomic interval CAGCTTCCAGAGCGACGCCAGCGACATCGCCTCGTGCCAGTCGCCGATGCTCACGGCGCCCTCGCCGAAGAAGACGATCGACACGTTGTCCTCGCCCCGGTATTTCGAGGCAAACGCGGTCCCGACCGCGATGGGGACGTGCCCGCCGACGATGCCGTAGCCGCCGAGCATGTTGTGCTCGCGGTCGAAGAAGTGCATCGACCCGCCGAGCCCCTTCGAGCAGCCCGTGGCCTTGCCGAACAGCTCGGACATGGCAGCGCGCGAGGTCATGCCGCGGGTGAGCGCCAGGCCGTGATCACGGTAGGTCGTGATCGCGTAGTCCGTCGGACGTAGGGCCGCGTTGGTCCCTACGGCGACGGCCTCCTGGCCGATGTACAGATGCAAGAAACCGCCGATCTTGCCCTGCGCGTAAGCGCGCGCCGCCTCTTCTTCGAAGCGGCGGATCTGGAACATCTGGCGGTAGAGCGAGAGATGAAGCTCGTCAGAGCGATCGCGTGTGGTCGTGGTCATGGCGTGGGGTAGTTCTCCACAGCGCGCCACGTGTCGCCCGCGCGCCATCCGGAGTCAAGCACGTCAGTAACGGAACGTCACGAGCCGCAGGAGGATCCGCAGCTCGCCCGGACACAGCCCGAGAGCGCCTCGAGGGCCCCGACGGCCTCGGCGGTCGCCTTGTCCTTGCACGAGGCGGCCGCGCAGGCGTCGAAGTCGCTCGCGCCCTCGAAGCACCCAGCGCCTCGCGCGCACGTCCAGAGGGCGTCGCAAGCGCTGCCCTCC includes:
- the pdhA gene encoding pyruvate dehydrogenase (acetyl-transferring) E1 component subunit alpha, which translates into the protein MTTTTRDRSDELHLSLYRQMFQIRRFEEEAARAYAQGKIGGFLHLYIGQEAVAVGTNAALRPTDYAITTYRDHGLALTRGMTSRAAMSELFGKATGCSKGLGGSMHFFDREHNMLGGYGIVGGHVPIAVGTAFASKYRGEDNVSIVFFGEGAVSIGDWHEAMSLASLWKLPVVFVCENNEYAMGTSLARTLSVEDVSLKAVGYGMARDRFQAHHVFEVRDRLAEAIDRARTKSEPTLVEVRTYRFRGHSMSDPGKYRTSEELEERKRKDPLFVSRTELEGKHADALAKIEAEIEEEIADCIRFADESPEPGPEILEPTTYAGEFAR